A section of the Leptospira kobayashii genome encodes:
- a CDS encoding peptidoglycan recognition protein family protein, whose product MPFSTIVPQEKVLEKIEFTPRTPNDVTALILHSTDRKNPSDYLKLSIENGFMIHLLVDKSGKVYADPFFLTKIFTAAPGIDKESIHIAYEGTQESLLANQIQLTKLSSVIDTLSEELDIPKTNQDVITKKGIFSHNQTKRRFGGFVDFSACGGELAMQTILKNLGGQFFEEDNWVDRFESGWSLKKESKQKLQESFHPTNGRGITKATKTAIPSLEKDESGFPLESYRVRYTHRGKINPTCIVLHYTAIPDYFRSLKTLENRNLTASIMVDKDGKAYQLVDVLEDRAAAATGTNDNCIQIEIVALDTAELLAQPDQLEKIKLLVTELCKKYKIPITNEDIASFSGIFSHTQAKKKWGGSIFLNAKDFDPGEEYMELILKSIGGKYFSEPDWKKRKDPDWAILYRNFQP is encoded by the coding sequence CGGATTACCTCAAACTTTCCATTGAAAACGGGTTCATGATTCATCTGTTAGTTGATAAGTCGGGAAAAGTTTATGCTGATCCTTTCTTCCTAACCAAAATTTTCACCGCTGCACCCGGAATCGACAAGGAAAGCATTCATATCGCCTATGAAGGTACACAAGAATCTCTTTTGGCCAACCAAATTCAACTAACAAAACTTAGTTCGGTAATCGATACTCTTTCTGAAGAATTGGATATTCCTAAAACGAACCAGGATGTAATCACCAAAAAAGGGATCTTTTCGCATAACCAAACAAAGAGGAGATTCGGAGGTTTTGTAGATTTTTCCGCATGTGGCGGGGAATTGGCGATGCAAACCATTCTCAAAAATCTGGGTGGCCAATTCTTCGAGGAAGACAATTGGGTGGATCGTTTCGAGTCCGGTTGGTCTTTGAAAAAAGAAAGCAAACAAAAGCTACAGGAATCCTTTCATCCTACCAACGGAAGGGGAATTACGAAGGCGACAAAGACCGCCATTCCCAGTTTGGAAAAAGACGAGTCCGGTTTTCCATTGGAATCATATAGAGTTCGTTATACGCACAGGGGAAAAATCAATCCTACTTGCATCGTTTTGCATTATACTGCGATCCCCGATTATTTCCGGTCCTTAAAAACTTTGGAAAATCGAAATCTAACCGCATCAATTATGGTGGATAAAGACGGAAAAGCTTACCAGTTGGTGGATGTTTTGGAAGACCGCGCCGCAGCTGCGACGGGAACCAATGACAACTGCATTCAAATCGAAATCGTCGCTTTGGATACGGCGGAACTTCTTGCTCAGCCGGATCAGTTGGAAAAGATAAAATTACTTGTGACGGAACTTTGTAAAAAATACAAAATCCCGATTACCAACGAAGATATTGCTTCTTTTTCAGGCATCTTTAGCCACACCCAAGCTAAGAAAAAATGGGGCGGTTCCATTTTCCTAAATGCAAAAGACTTTGATCCAGGAGAAGAGTATATGGAATTGATTTTGAAGTCAATTGGTGGAAAATACTTTTCAGAACCGGATTGGAAAAAAAGAAAAGATCCGGATTGGGCTATTTTATATCGAAATTTTCAACCGTAA
- the pepN gene encoding aminopeptidase N — MKFSTLLKLIGSSFVLLAISCSSQSDLYHLTQRDAQLRSEIVESVSYKLNINLPKQDTFTGNVEIRFIAKEKENLRVDYFSGKLINVVLNSKSVTDSILKKEGFFFLPADEIVLGENVVSIEFETPYSRTGNGLHKFVDPDDKETYIYSQFEAFHANKMFPCFDQPDLKAKFTLSVNAPKTWKVISTTLADSISPNPSDPENSLHVFPETSKISTYVFSLHAGSYQVWEDKYNTIPLRLFVRKSLAKHVDPKDWFLFTKQGFEFFDGYFGIVYPFLKYDQIIVPEFNFGAMENVAAVTFSERFVSRSPMTRAQRENLSDVILHEMAHMWFGNLVTMKWWNGLWLNESFATYMASLAQEKNSEFVETWESFFEKMKQWAYDEDSFVTNHPVEAKVNNTEEAFTQFDGITYGKGASVLKQLVFFIGETSFQKGVQSYLKKYSYSNATLGGFLSELEFASGFPLKKWSKDWLETKGTNEIEFLTICEGNHLGWKLIQNAPGNANKLRDHKINIGLYSLEKNPALGSEEKELKYNSIPVLYGGRSISGIISVSSCPNFVLVNDEDHDFVIWTWNEVNLKELKLVLSKDKDSFRKLILWTSFYNQVTLGKTTFDSFLELAREVVPKEENLKIKKWVLSKLSSDRGFTYFTSRFWYPEDLKKEQLTKLGEFFWEGLNRATIGSDEQKYWFFAYLESAYTKTSIDKIWEIYNGKILIPGLKIDQDIKWSLLTKLASLNYQKELIALAVEKEKKADPSFRGVNSSLAIEASFPEKETKAKWMDLLRNPKKSGLSSSSLRTVAYHLFPVNQKDLQFLYLNDYLDALENFTPGEDENYLDGFAKSLAPNFCKEETKLILKKFVSNHPRLPVSIQKTLLKQIDLETKCLGMKKKHFQ; from the coding sequence ATGAAATTCAGTACGTTACTTAAATTAATTGGATCTAGTTTTGTCCTTTTGGCGATCTCATGCTCAAGTCAATCGGATTTATACCATCTAACGCAAAGAGATGCTCAATTAAGATCCGAGATCGTTGAAAGTGTTTCTTATAAACTGAATATCAATCTACCCAAACAGGATACTTTTACCGGGAATGTAGAGATCCGTTTTATAGCCAAAGAGAAAGAAAATCTGAGAGTCGATTATTTTTCGGGTAAGCTGATAAATGTAGTTTTAAATTCGAAATCGGTTACGGATTCCATTTTGAAAAAGGAAGGTTTCTTTTTTCTTCCAGCGGATGAAATCGTTTTAGGCGAAAACGTCGTTTCAATCGAATTTGAAACTCCTTATTCCAGAACCGGAAACGGATTACACAAGTTTGTTGATCCGGATGACAAGGAAACTTATATCTATTCTCAATTCGAAGCATTCCACGCGAACAAAATGTTTCCTTGTTTTGATCAACCGGACTTGAAAGCAAAATTCACTCTGTCCGTCAATGCGCCCAAAACTTGGAAAGTAATCTCAACTACTTTGGCTGATTCCATATCCCCGAATCCTTCGGATCCGGAGAACAGTCTGCACGTTTTTCCCGAAACTTCCAAGATCTCCACTTACGTTTTTTCTTTGCATGCGGGATCTTACCAGGTTTGGGAAGACAAATACAATACGATTCCTCTTAGACTTTTTGTACGTAAATCCCTTGCAAAACATGTAGATCCCAAAGATTGGTTTTTATTCACCAAACAAGGATTTGAGTTTTTTGACGGATATTTCGGAATTGTTTATCCATTCCTAAAGTACGATCAAATCATCGTGCCGGAATTTAATTTCGGTGCTATGGAAAATGTCGCCGCTGTCACTTTTTCGGAAAGATTTGTAAGCAGAAGCCCAATGACCAGAGCGCAAAGAGAAAACCTATCCGATGTTATCTTGCATGAAATGGCTCATATGTGGTTCGGAAATCTTGTGACGATGAAATGGTGGAACGGACTTTGGTTGAACGAAAGTTTTGCGACTTATATGGCAAGCCTCGCACAGGAAAAAAATTCAGAGTTTGTAGAAACCTGGGAATCTTTCTTTGAAAAGATGAAACAATGGGCTTACGATGAAGATTCCTTTGTAACAAATCATCCTGTAGAAGCAAAAGTAAATAATACGGAAGAAGCCTTCACTCAATTTGACGGGATCACTTATGGGAAAGGGGCCTCAGTTCTCAAACAATTGGTATTCTTTATCGGAGAGACATCCTTTCAGAAAGGTGTTCAGTCTTATTTGAAAAAATATTCCTATTCCAATGCAACGTTAGGCGGATTTCTTTCCGAACTAGAATTTGCGAGCGGCTTTCCATTGAAAAAATGGTCCAAAGATTGGTTGGAAACAAAAGGTACAAACGAAATCGAATTTTTAACCATTTGCGAAGGAAATCATCTGGGTTGGAAGCTCATACAAAACGCACCGGGCAATGCAAACAAATTGAGAGATCACAAAATCAATATCGGGTTGTATTCTCTGGAAAAAAATCCTGCTCTAGGATCGGAAGAAAAAGAACTCAAATACAATTCCATCCCCGTCCTTTACGGAGGCAGATCCATTTCCGGTATAATATCTGTTTCATCCTGTCCTAATTTCGTATTGGTTAACGACGAAGATCATGATTTTGTAATCTGGACCTGGAATGAAGTTAATTTGAAAGAATTAAAGCTAGTTCTCTCAAAAGACAAAGATTCTTTTCGAAAATTGATACTATGGACTTCTTTTTATAACCAAGTCACCTTGGGGAAAACCACGTTCGATTCTTTCCTGGAATTGGCTCGGGAAGTAGTACCCAAAGAAGAAAATCTTAAAATCAAAAAATGGGTTTTATCAAAATTATCTTCCGACCGGGGATTTACTTATTTTACAAGTAGGTTTTGGTATCCTGAGGATTTGAAGAAAGAGCAACTAACAAAATTAGGCGAGTTTTTCTGGGAAGGTTTGAATCGGGCAACGATCGGATCGGATGAACAAAAATATTGGTTTTTTGCTTATTTGGAATCCGCTTACACAAAAACTTCCATAGACAAAATTTGGGAAATTTATAACGGTAAAATCCTCATACCCGGATTGAAAATAGATCAAGATATCAAATGGTCTTTGCTTACAAAACTTGCCAGTTTAAATTATCAGAAAGAACTCATTGCCCTTGCTGTAGAGAAAGAAAAAAAGGCTGATCCTTCCTTTAGAGGAGTAAATTCAAGTTTGGCGATTGAAGCATCGTTTCCCGAAAAAGAAACAAAAGCAAAGTGGATGGACTTGCTTCGTAATCCTAAAAAATCGGGTCTTTCCTCTTCCAGTTTGAGAACGGTAGCTTATCATTTATTTCCTGTGAACCAAAAGGATTTACAATTTCTCTATTTGAATGATTACCTGGATGCATTGGAAAATTTCACTCCCGGTGAAGACGAAAATTATCTGGATGGTTTTGCAAAAAGTTTGGCGCCTAATTTCTGTAAGGAAGAAACGAAGTTGATTTTGAAAAAATTCGTTTCCAATCATCCTCGACTGCCTGTTTCGATTCAAAAAACATTGTTGAAACAGATTGATTTGGAAACGAAATGTTTAGGGATGAAAAAGAAACATTTTCAATAA